The following are from one region of the Candidatus Rokuibacteriota bacterium genome:
- a CDS encoding corrinoid protein gives MNDDFDYPIMSRAVILGDKDTVARKTQEGLALEMDPKELIFRGLIPGMDVVGEKFRRNEYYVPQVLLSARAMYAGLDLLKPLITKAGGAEQSLGVVVIGTAQGDLHDIGKNLVAMMLEGAGFKVHNLGRDVSPEKFVAAVEEHGAQIVGISALMTTTMPAMKRTIDALEKAGVRGRVKVMIGGAPVSQAYADEIGADGYARDSTIAVVRAKELLGVAVAT, from the coding sequence ATGAACGACGACTTCGACTACCCCATCATGTCGAGGGCGGTGATCCTGGGCGACAAGGACACCGTCGCCCGGAAGACGCAGGAAGGTCTCGCCCTCGAGATGGATCCCAAGGAGCTGATCTTTCGCGGTCTGATCCCGGGCATGGACGTCGTGGGCGAGAAGTTCAGGCGCAACGAGTACTACGTGCCCCAGGTGCTGCTCTCGGCGCGCGCCATGTACGCCGGGCTCGACCTCCTCAAGCCCCTCATCACCAAGGCGGGCGGCGCCGAGCAGTCGCTCGGCGTGGTCGTCATCGGCACGGCGCAGGGCGACCTCCACGACATCGGCAAGAACCTCGTCGCCATGATGCTCGAGGGCGCGGGCTTCAAGGTGCACAACCTCGGCCGCGACGTCTCGCCTGAGAAGTTCGTCGCGGCGGTCGAGGAGCACGGCGCGCAGATCGTGGGCATCTCGGCGCTCATGACCACGACCATGCCCGCCATGAAGCGCACGATCGACGCGCTGGAGAAGGCGGGCGTCCGCGGCCGCGTCAAGGTGATGATCGGCGGCGCCCCCGTAAGCCAGGCCTATGCCGACGAGATCGGCGCCGACGGCTACGCGCGGGACTCGACCATTGCGGTGGTGCGCGCCAAGGAGCTCCTCGGCGTGGCGGTGGCGACCTGA
- a CDS encoding homocysteine S-methyltransferase family protein codes for MARPRGWEIVERAKAGERLVFDGGYGTALFAAGLLNGACPELWNDTHPEVVRGIHKGYFDAGSDFVETNTFGGTRLKLNEYQIGDRTRELNDKGARLARSVCPPGGYVAGSIGPTSRLPVEYEPLGDTSDEEYVATFKEQALALAEGGVDIFAVETMMFPQEATAAIKACKAVADLPVMATMFFQYEEMHDRDRTMWGESPADVAKSLLGAGADIVGMNCGRGPDRAIVIIREMRAVTDAPLIAYPNAGLPITKGDTTTYELGPEAMAKDYPALLDAGCNIVGACCGSDPAHIRLIAEVARSRRSK; via the coding sequence ATGGCGCGCCCGCGCGGCTGGGAGATCGTCGAGCGCGCGAAGGCGGGAGAGCGCCTGGTCTTCGACGGCGGCTACGGCACGGCGCTCTTCGCGGCGGGGCTCCTCAACGGCGCCTGCCCCGAGCTCTGGAACGACACGCACCCGGAGGTCGTCCGCGGCATCCACAAGGGCTACTTCGACGCGGGCTCGGACTTCGTCGAGACCAACACCTTTGGCGGCACCCGGCTCAAGCTCAACGAGTACCAGATCGGCGACCGGACGAGGGAGCTGAACGACAAAGGCGCGCGGCTGGCGCGCTCGGTCTGCCCGCCCGGCGGCTACGTCGCGGGCTCGATCGGCCCGACGAGCCGGCTGCCGGTCGAGTACGAGCCCCTCGGTGACACCAGCGACGAGGAGTACGTCGCCACCTTTAAAGAGCAGGCCCTCGCGCTGGCCGAGGGCGGGGTGGACATCTTCGCCGTCGAGACCATGATGTTCCCCCAGGAGGCCACCGCCGCGATCAAGGCGTGCAAGGCGGTCGCCGACCTGCCGGTGATGGCGACCATGTTCTTCCAGTACGAGGAAATGCACGATCGGGACCGGACCATGTGGGGCGAGAGCCCGGCCGACGTGGCGAAGAGCCTGCTGGGCGCGGGCGCCGACATCGTCGGCATGAACTGCGGCCGCGGCCCCGACCGGGCGATCGTCATCATCCGCGAGATGCGGGCGGTGACCGACGCTCCGCTCATCGCGTATCCCAACGCGGGGCTGCCCATCACCAAGGGCGACACCACGACCTACGAGCTCGGGCCCGAGGCCATGGCCAAGGACTACCCGGCGCTGCTGGACGCCGGCTGCAACATCGTCGGCGCCTGCTGCGGCTCGGATCCGGCCCACATCCGCCTCATCGCCGAGGTCGCGCGCTCCCGCCGCAGCAAGTGA
- a CDS encoding vitamin B12 dependent-methionine synthase activation domain-containing protein: MSAALDVRSPFPAVFQDVPLRVDRDEVLRFQGYKKGVDIPDAAVLSLFDEALALGESLIEPRVVYRGSRVTGQGPDVIETAGQRLHIPEIGRLWGSLEAIGAGVCTVGSAIEARVRDLWDRRELPLAGMLDSVGSAAVESLAEYANDLLCQAAIPAGLKVTNRVSPGYAGWDTAEQAALFRICHGGPIGVTLNDSCVMSPGKSISFLVGVGPEARVDHYFTQCRRCWMPDCAYRRAPAAATVRR, encoded by the coding sequence GTGAGCGCGGCGCTCGACGTCCGCTCGCCCTTCCCCGCCGTCTTCCAGGATGTCCCGCTGCGCGTGGACCGCGACGAGGTCTTGCGCTTCCAGGGCTACAAGAAAGGCGTCGATATCCCGGATGCCGCCGTGCTCTCGCTCTTCGACGAGGCGCTCGCGCTCGGCGAATCACTGATCGAGCCCCGCGTCGTCTACCGCGGCAGCCGCGTGACGGGGCAGGGACCGGATGTCATAGAAACCGCCGGCCAGCGGCTCCATATCCCCGAGATCGGCAGGCTCTGGGGCTCGCTCGAGGCGATCGGCGCGGGCGTCTGCACCGTGGGGTCTGCAATCGAGGCGCGAGTGCGCGATCTGTGGGATCGACGTGAGCTGCCGCTGGCGGGCATGCTCGACAGCGTCGGCTCGGCGGCGGTCGAGAGTCTCGCCGAGTACGCCAACGATCTCCTGTGCCAGGCGGCGATTCCCGCCGGGCTCAAGGTGACGAACCGGGTCAGCCCGGGCTATGCCGGGTGGGATACGGCCGAACAGGCGGCCCTCTTCCGCATCTGCCACGGCGGGCCCATCGGCGTGACGCTCAATGACTCCTGCGTGATGAGCCCTGGCAAGAGCATCTCCTTCCTGGTCGGCGTCGGCCCCGAGGCGCGGGTGGACCACTACTTCACCCAGTGCCGCCGCTGCTGGATGCCCGACTGCGCCTATCGCCGCGCCCCCGCCGCCGCCACGGTGCGCCGGTAG
- a CDS encoding shikimate kinase: MAGEMVDNVILVGFMGAGKSSVGRILAARLGRCFVETDEMITATEGRPIPEIFAEKGEARFRALEDEAVRLLALKRGDVIATGGGLPCGAGRAEALRAIGTVVWLSGDFGALYERALRGGDRPMLSGKTREQAEALYAARKPFYAKADLAVDTTELNPGQVAARVAAALAERQRQAV; encoded by the coding sequence ATGGCCGGTGAGATGGTGGACAACGTGATCCTCGTGGGCTTCATGGGGGCGGGCAAGTCGTCGGTCGGACGCATCCTGGCCGCGCGGCTCGGGCGCTGCTTCGTCGAGACGGACGAGATGATTACCGCCACGGAGGGCCGGCCCATCCCGGAGATCTTCGCCGAGAAGGGAGAGGCGCGCTTCCGCGCGCTCGAGGACGAGGCGGTTCGACTGCTCGCTCTCAAGCGGGGCGACGTCATCGCCACGGGCGGCGGGCTGCCGTGCGGAGCCGGTCGCGCCGAAGCGCTTCGCGCCATCGGCACCGTGGTGTGGCTCTCGGGCGACTTCGGGGCGCTGTACGAGCGCGCCCTGCGTGGCGGCGACCGCCCGATGCTCAGCGGCAAGACGCGCGAACAGGCCGAGGCCCTCTACGCGGCGCGCAAGCCCTTCTATGCCAAGGCGGACCTCGCGGTGGACACGACGGAGCTCAACCCCGGCCAGGTCGCGGCGCGAGTGGCCGCGGCGCTGGCGGAGCGTCAGAGGCAGGCGGTCTGA
- a CDS encoding bifunctional homocysteine S-methyltransferase/methylenetetrahydrofolate reductase — MPAPFLERLSERPLLGDGAMGTMLYARGVPLDACFDVLNVNEPKIVQGIHAEYIQAGSDWIETNTFGANRFKLGVHGLSAAVREVNLRGAKLARDVRETMGRDVFVLGSMGPLGKYLAPLGSVTQEEARAAFLEQAEGLLEGGVDAFVVETFSDLVELRLAVEAIRAVTDLPVIASVAFTQDHVTFLGHTPVEVARTLRALPIQGLGANCSVGSSTLYDVLEQMLPEAAGLPVIIQPNAGLPSRVGDRLIYISSPAYMAEYAARMIGAGARLVGGCCGTTADHIRAMREVVDRHVPRSGAGKAAEPRRARVEASPAPTLPTTAAPTLLQRKLAAREFLVTVELDPPRGHNIEKLVQGAKLLKERGVEIVDINDGSLGRVRMSVLPTAILVREATGLDINMHFTCRDRNLMGIQADVLGAHALEVRNILAMTGDPPRTGDYVDATAVFDVDAIGLIRILKGMNEGRDATGNSVGEPTAFCVGAALDPAAADPGREMERLLAKAEAGARWCQTQPVYDLEVLERFFARTRSPIPVVVGVLPLHSSRHAEFLHNEVPGITVPDAVRTRMKDAGDRGLRAGIETAQALVRQIRGHYAGVYLMPSFGRFEVVAEVLDALQ; from the coding sequence ATGCCCGCGCCCTTCCTCGAGCGCCTCAGCGAGCGGCCGCTCCTGGGCGACGGCGCCATGGGCACGATGCTCTACGCCCGCGGCGTGCCGCTCGACGCGTGCTTCGACGTGCTCAACGTCAACGAGCCCAAGATCGTCCAGGGCATCCACGCCGAGTACATCCAGGCCGGCTCCGACTGGATCGAGACGAACACGTTCGGCGCCAACCGCTTCAAGCTCGGGGTACACGGCCTGTCGGCGGCGGTGCGCGAGGTCAACCTCCGCGGCGCCAAGTTGGCGCGCGACGTGCGCGAGACCATGGGGCGAGACGTCTTCGTGCTGGGTTCGATGGGCCCGCTCGGCAAGTACCTGGCCCCGCTCGGGTCGGTCACGCAAGAGGAGGCGCGCGCGGCATTCCTCGAGCAGGCCGAGGGGCTGCTCGAAGGCGGGGTGGACGCCTTTGTCGTCGAGACCTTCTCGGATCTCGTCGAGCTGCGGCTGGCCGTGGAGGCGATCCGCGCCGTCACCGATCTGCCGGTCATCGCCTCGGTCGCCTTCACCCAGGACCACGTGACCTTTCTCGGCCACACGCCGGTCGAGGTGGCGAGGACGCTCCGCGCGCTGCCCATCCAGGGGCTCGGCGCCAACTGCTCCGTCGGCTCGAGCACGCTCTACGACGTCCTGGAGCAGATGCTGCCCGAGGCCGCCGGCCTGCCGGTGATCATCCAGCCGAACGCCGGTCTGCCGAGCCGCGTGGGCGATCGTCTGATCTACATCTCGTCGCCGGCATACATGGCCGAGTACGCGGCGCGGATGATCGGGGCGGGCGCCCGCCTCGTCGGCGGCTGCTGCGGCACCACGGCCGACCACATCCGCGCCATGCGCGAGGTAGTGGACCGTCACGTGCCGCGCTCCGGCGCCGGGAAGGCGGCCGAGCCTCGGCGCGCGCGCGTCGAGGCGAGCCCGGCGCCGACACTGCCGACAACCGCGGCGCCGACCTTGCTCCAGCGCAAGCTCGCGGCGCGCGAGTTCCTGGTCACCGTCGAGCTGGATCCGCCGCGCGGCCACAACATCGAGAAGCTCGTCCAGGGCGCCAAGCTCCTCAAGGAGCGGGGCGTCGAGATCGTGGACATCAACGACGGCTCGCTCGGACGGGTGCGCATGTCGGTGCTGCCCACGGCCATCCTGGTCCGCGAGGCGACGGGGCTCGACATCAACATGCACTTCACCTGCCGCGACCGGAACCTCATGGGTATCCAGGCCGACGTGCTCGGCGCCCACGCGCTGGAGGTCCGCAACATCCTGGCGATGACGGGCGACCCGCCCCGCACGGGCGACTACGTCGATGCCACCGCCGTGTTCGACGTGGACGCCATCGGGCTCATCCGCATTTTGAAGGGTATGAACGAAGGGCGCGACGCCACCGGCAACTCCGTCGGCGAGCCGACGGCCTTCTGCGTGGGCGCGGCGCTCGACCCCGCGGCGGCCGATCCCGGGCGCGAGATGGAGCGCCTCCTCGCCAAGGCGGAGGCGGGCGCGCGCTGGTGCCAGACCCAGCCGGTCTACGACCTCGAGGTGCTGGAGCGCTTCTTCGCGCGCACCCGCTCACCCATCCCGGTCGTCGTCGGCGTGCTGCCGCTGCACTCGTCCCGCCACGCCGAGTTCCTCCACAACGAGGTGCCCGGCATCACCGTCCCCGACGCCGTGCGCACGCGCATGAAGGACGCGGGTGACCGCGGCCTGCGCGCGGGGATCGAGACGGCCCAGGCGCTGGTCCGGCAGATCCGCGGCCACTATGCCGGCGTGTATCTCATGCCCTCGTTCGGCCGCTTCGAGGTTGTCGCGGAAGTGCTCGACGCGCTCCAGTAG
- a CDS encoding amidase, protein MADLHDVTAAEAARRIRAGALSPSNLLASCLKRIDAVEPVLKAWVYLDRDAASRVAVQRDIEAREGRFMGPLHGVPVALKDIYDAAGLVTTSGVGAWGHRRPTVDAVSVARLRAAGAVILGKVTTTPFALRDPTATCNPWNPGHTPGGSSSGSGAAVGSRMVPLALGTQTVGSVLRPAAYCGAVGFKPTHGRISAVGVTPLAWSLDHVGVLCRSVEDAALALTVMAGHDPADPFSAAMPVEDYLAALAAPAAPRIGVLRPLIGRAEPANAAQIEAILETLRAAGAQVEEAPLAASFEGLHAAGDTVSRAEAAAFHRDLYVRHSAEYPKHIGEAVKAGHGIAAVDYIAAQAHRRAFSKDMGAVAARYDALVSPTAAGPAPKGLESTGDPYYCAPWSFAGMPSISLPTGLAPDGLPFAVQLSGAPWCEARLLAAAVWCERVIGFKEIPRA, encoded by the coding sequence ATGGCCGATCTCCACGACGTCACCGCAGCCGAGGCCGCCCGCCGCATCCGTGCTGGCGCGCTGTCGCCCTCCAACTTATTGGCCTCCTGTCTTAAGCGAATTGACGCGGTCGAGCCCGTCCTCAAGGCCTGGGTGTACCTCGACCGCGATGCTGCCTCCCGCGTCGCCGTCCAGCGGGACATCGAGGCGCGCGAGGGACGATTCATGGGACCGCTCCACGGCGTGCCCGTCGCGCTCAAGGACATCTACGACGCCGCCGGGCTCGTGACCACGTCCGGGGTGGGGGCCTGGGGGCACCGCCGTCCGACCGTGGACGCGGTGTCCGTCGCGCGGTTGCGGGCCGCGGGAGCCGTCATCCTGGGCAAGGTCACGACGACGCCGTTCGCGCTCCGCGACCCGACAGCGACATGCAACCCGTGGAATCCCGGCCATACGCCGGGCGGCTCGTCGAGCGGCTCGGGCGCGGCGGTCGGCTCGCGCATGGTGCCGCTGGCGCTCGGCACGCAGACCGTCGGCTCGGTGCTGCGCCCGGCCGCCTACTGCGGCGCGGTCGGCTTCAAGCCGACTCACGGGCGCATCAGCGCGGTCGGCGTGACGCCGCTGGCGTGGAGCCTGGACCACGTGGGCGTGCTCTGCCGCTCCGTCGAGGACGCGGCGCTGGCGCTCACGGTCATGGCCGGTCACGATCCCGCGGACCCTTTCTCGGCGGCGATGCCCGTGGAGGATTACCTCGCCGCGCTGGCGGCGCCGGCGGCTCCGCGGATCGGGGTGCTGCGGCCGCTGATCGGGCGCGCCGAGCCCGCCAACGCGGCGCAGATCGAGGCGATTCTCGAGACGCTCCGCGCGGCGGGCGCGCAGGTCGAGGAGGCTCCACTCGCGGCTTCGTTCGAGGGTCTTCATGCGGCGGGAGACACCGTCTCGCGCGCCGAGGCGGCCGCCTTCCACCGCGACCTCTACGTGCGGCATTCGGCCGAGTACCCGAAGCACATCGGCGAGGCCGTCAAGGCCGGTCACGGCATCGCCGCCGTGGACTACATCGCCGCCCAGGCCCACCGGCGCGCGTTCAGCAAAGACATGGGCGCGGTCGCGGCGCGCTACGACGCGCTCGTCTCGCCGACGGCGGCCGGCCCGGCGCCGAAGGGGCTCGAGTCCACGGGCGATCCGTACTACTGCGCGCCGTGGAGCTTCGCCGGCATGCCGTCGATCTCGCTGCCCACCGGGCTCGCACCCGACGGGCTGCCGTTCGCGGTCCAACTGAGCGGGGCGCCGTGGTGCGAGGCGCGGCTGCTGGCCGCGGCGGTCTGGTGCGAGCGGGTCATCGGCTTCAAAGAGATCCCGCGTGCTTGA
- a CDS encoding D-aminoacylase, whose amino-acid sequence MLDLKISGGQVLDGTGAPAVRADVGVTGDSITAVGDLSREPAGETVDAAELIVAPGFIDMHSHSDWRLFANRRAESKIRQGVTTEVVGNCGFSPAPVSDEFREDMQGFALYVGPGMDFSWRSVKDYLRRYEDDGLALNVAQLIGHGTLRLAVMGFARRAPSAKELARMRSLMESAMAEGACGLSTGLIYAPGSYSETPEIVEIARGAARGGFYASHIRGEGATLLDSVAEAIRVGEEGGLPVQVSHIKTAGRPHWGRVKDALALIDAARARGLDVMADVYPYTASSTTIRTLLPDSALEGGIGAMLGRLRDPAARARIRDEMAHGAVLARGVGWGDIMIAYAPSKPEVQGLRLDEIGRRWGKDPVECAFDIIEAEKGKGYVILFQLDEADLRKALVHPHVMIGSDGSSLAATGPLSEGKPHPRSYGTFPRVLGRYARDEGVLTLPAAIHKMTGMPAARLGLKDRGVIRPCAKADVVAFSPGRVADLATYEDPHRYAAGIEHVIVNGRAVVRGGEHTGNLPGRVLRPAMG is encoded by the coding sequence GTGCTTGACCTCAAGATCTCGGGCGGGCAGGTGCTGGACGGCACGGGCGCGCCCGCGGTGCGGGCCGATGTCGGTGTCACGGGAGACAGCATCACGGCGGTCGGCGATCTCTCGCGCGAGCCCGCGGGAGAGACCGTGGACGCGGCGGAGCTGATAGTCGCGCCGGGCTTCATCGACATGCACTCCCACTCGGATTGGCGACTCTTCGCCAACCGCCGCGCCGAGTCCAAGATCCGCCAGGGCGTGACGACGGAGGTCGTCGGCAACTGCGGCTTCTCGCCCGCGCCCGTGTCCGACGAGTTCAGGGAGGACATGCAGGGTTTCGCGCTCTACGTTGGGCCCGGCATGGACTTCTCCTGGCGCTCGGTCAAGGACTACCTCCGCCGCTACGAGGACGACGGGCTTGCCCTCAACGTGGCGCAGCTCATCGGCCACGGCACGCTGAGGCTCGCGGTCATGGGCTTCGCCCGGCGAGCGCCCTCGGCGAAGGAGCTCGCCCGGATGCGGAGCCTCATGGAGTCGGCCATGGCCGAGGGCGCCTGCGGCCTGTCCACGGGACTGATCTACGCTCCTGGCTCCTATTCGGAGACGCCGGAGATCGTCGAGATCGCGCGCGGCGCCGCGCGCGGGGGCTTCTACGCGAGCCACATCCGCGGCGAAGGCGCGACGCTCCTCGACTCGGTCGCCGAGGCCATCCGCGTCGGTGAAGAGGGCGGCTTGCCGGTGCAGGTGAGCCACATCAAGACGGCGGGCCGGCCCCACTGGGGCAGGGTGAAGGACGCCCTCGCCCTGATCGACGCCGCGCGCGCGAGAGGGCTCGACGTTATGGCCGATGTCTACCCGTACACGGCCTCGAGCACGACGATCCGGACTCTCCTGCCGGACTCGGCGCTCGAGGGCGGTATCGGGGCGATGCTGGGCCGTCTCCGCGACCCGGCGGCGCGCGCGCGGATCCGCGACGAGATGGCGCACGGCGCGGTCCTGGCGCGCGGCGTCGGCTGGGGCGACATCATGATCGCGTATGCGCCGTCGAAGCCCGAGGTCCAGGGGCTGCGTCTCGACGAGATCGGCAGGCGCTGGGGCAAGGACCCGGTCGAGTGCGCCTTCGACATCATCGAGGCCGAGAAGGGGAAGGGCTACGTCATCCTCTTCCAGCTCGACGAGGCGGACCTCCGGAAGGCACTCGTCCACCCCCACGTGATGATCGGCTCCGACGGCTCGTCGCTGGCGGCGACTGGGCCGCTCTCCGAGGGCAAGCCCCATCCGCGCAGCTACGGGACGTTTCCGCGCGTGCTCGGCCGCTACGCCCGCGACGAGGGCGTGCTGACCCTGCCCGCCGCCATCCACAAGATGACGGGGATGCCTGCGGCGCGGCTCGGCTTGAAGGATCGCGGCGTCATCCGGCCCTGCGCCAAGGCCGACGTCGTCGCCTTCTCGCCAGGGCGCGTCGCCGATCTCGCGACGTATGAGGACCCGCACCGTTACGCCGCCGGCATCGAGCACGTGATCGTCAACGGCCGCGCCGTCGTGCGAGGCGGCGAGCATACCGGGAATCTTCCCGGGCGCGTGCTCCGGCCCGCGATGGGGTAG
- a CDS encoding GAF domain-containing protein, with product MKIGRLFPDLLATLGRASSPEIGVARGIKRLVRLTGASAGRLTFSGGQGPAIDLVAGARPGSALAAWLGELDVTPPRRMRVETLREQPPGWKGPGRPLLLRAPLGPPARPLGTLLLLGRRFRGGLLPPSFPLEFGVALEQVWRLHWRTLRLTVINEVAQLTTGAHALEQIYEAVARALGRLVRFDLLSVTLIDTERGEFQLVTVSPLAGVPETRAERIPLEGTLAQWVLEQRAPRRVDDLDDPAVPPASRELLSRRGLRSAMLAPLVSQGVVIGTLNVGHRAARAFTDADLEALGEVARPLASAVEYARLHAETAERAEALAALNRTSQLITSRLDLSALLETVSRSVADLIGSTGCGIGLLNAERTAVVHVAAHGFRTPEWSRLSMPLGEGIIGRAAMSGAALRVDDVRTDPRSAQRDVDEKEGIRSMLSVPMRVGGELIGVISAFSTGIGFFRRRHQALLEGFADQAGIAIQNARLFEESQRRGRERQALLEAGHAVNQSLDVGETIRLILQQAREVLGVQSCGLFTLDPATGELASAASLDLDPETVGRIRLRVGEGITGMAVKERRPQQSADLQHDPRVRYPQLVEASPLRSMLAAPLVVGNEAIGALTVLRTDVHHFTPEEESLVAAFADQAAMALEHARLFSSVRTYSEQLEEMVANRTRELDEQKRFVEVVLETLPLGLYVLDAELRIVRANPEGAAAFAGPSGVGSSFVDLVPAAQASTVGDFLRAALAAREVRHLEGEVPGGAQPRTLRLTAAPLPAAAGGAGRLIVLVEDLTLQKRLEQQMLLTERLTTAGRLAAGVAHELNNPLATIAGCAEALKERARDPRLAEQDGFKDFPSYLLLIEEEAFRCKEITGSLLQFVREPGGRREAVDLNVLVDKVLELLGHQSRFVGAEVRRELDPALPAVVVNEGQLRQVFLGLAGNALEAMEGRGVLTVTTRRRGTGDVEIVFADQGPGISADALPRVFDPFFTTKPPGQGTGLGLAIAQGIVADHGGRIESESRVGQGATFRVILPLIGAGAAS from the coding sequence ATGAAGATCGGCCGTCTCTTCCCCGATCTCCTGGCCACTCTCGGCCGCGCCTCCTCGCCGGAGATCGGCGTCGCCCGCGGGATCAAGCGCCTCGTCAGGCTCACCGGCGCCTCCGCCGGCCGCCTGACCTTCTCCGGGGGCCAGGGCCCCGCGATAGACCTCGTCGCCGGCGCGCGGCCGGGCTCGGCGCTGGCGGCGTGGCTCGGCGAGCTGGACGTCACGCCGCCGCGGAGGATGCGTGTCGAAACGCTGCGCGAGCAGCCGCCGGGGTGGAAGGGGCCGGGCCGGCCGCTCCTGCTGCGGGCGCCGCTCGGCCCGCCGGCGCGTCCCCTGGGCACGCTCCTCCTCCTGGGGCGCCGGTTTCGCGGCGGCCTGCTGCCGCCCTCTTTTCCGCTCGAGTTCGGAGTAGCGCTCGAGCAGGTCTGGCGGCTGCACTGGCGCACGCTCAGACTGACCGTGATCAACGAGGTGGCCCAGCTGACCACCGGCGCGCACGCGCTCGAGCAGATCTACGAAGCCGTGGCGCGGGCGCTCGGCCGGCTGGTCCGCTTCGACCTGCTCTCGGTCACATTGATCGACACCGAGCGCGGAGAGTTTCAGCTGGTGACCGTGTCCCCGCTTGCCGGGGTTCCGGAGACCAGGGCAGAGCGGATTCCGCTCGAGGGCACGCTCGCCCAGTGGGTCCTCGAGCAGCGGGCGCCGCGCCGCGTGGACGACCTCGACGATCCAGCCGTGCCGCCGGCCAGCCGTGAGCTGTTGTCGCGTCGCGGGCTCCGCTCGGCCATGCTGGCGCCGCTCGTCTCCCAGGGCGTGGTCATCGGCACGCTCAACGTCGGCCACCGCGCGGCCCGCGCCTTCACGGACGCCGACCTCGAGGCGCTGGGCGAGGTAGCGCGGCCGCTGGCCTCCGCTGTCGAGTACGCGCGTCTGCACGCGGAGACGGCGGAGCGCGCCGAGGCGCTGGCCGCGCTCAACCGGACCAGCCAGCTCATCACCTCGCGGCTCGACTTGAGCGCGCTCCTCGAGACCGTCAGCCGCTCCGTGGCGGACCTCATCGGCAGCACCGGCTGCGGCATCGGCCTCCTCAATGCGGAGCGCACCGCCGTGGTGCACGTGGCCGCCCACGGCTTCAGGACGCCCGAGTGGAGCCGGCTCTCCATGCCTCTGGGCGAGGGGATCATCGGGCGCGCCGCGATGTCGGGAGCGGCGCTGCGCGTGGACGACGTCCGCACCGACCCGCGCTCGGCGCAGCGCGACGTCGACGAGAAGGAAGGCATCCGCTCGATGCTCTCCGTGCCGATGCGGGTGGGCGGCGAGCTGATCGGCGTCATCTCGGCCTTTTCGACGGGCATCGGCTTCTTCCGCCGGAGGCACCAGGCGCTCCTGGAGGGCTTCGCGGACCAGGCGGGCATCGCCATCCAGAACGCGCGCCTCTTCGAGGAGAGCCAGCGCCGCGGCCGTGAGCGCCAGGCGCTCCTCGAAGCGGGGCACGCCGTCAACCAGAGCCTGGACGTCGGCGAGACCATCCGCCTCATCCTTCAGCAGGCGCGCGAGGTGCTCGGCGTCCAGTCCTGCGGCCTCTTCACGCTCGACCCGGCCACGGGCGAGCTCGCATCGGCGGCGAGCCTCGATCTCGACCCCGAGACCGTGGGCCGGATCCGGCTCCGAGTGGGCGAGGGCATCACGGGCATGGCCGTGAAGGAGCGCCGGCCGCAGCAGAGCGCCGATCTGCAGCACGATCCGCGCGTCCGCTACCCGCAGCTGGTGGAGGCGAGCCCGCTCCGCTCCATGCTGGCCGCTCCGCTGGTGGTGGGCAACGAGGCGATCGGCGCGCTGACCGTGCTCCGCACCGACGTGCACCATTTCACGCCGGAGGAAGAGTCGCTCGTGGCCGCCTTCGCGGACCAGGCGGCCATGGCGCTCGAGCATGCGCGGCTCTTCAGCTCGGTCCGCACGTATTCCGAGCAGCTCGAGGAGATGGTCGCGAACCGCACCCGGGAGCTGGACGAGCAGAAGCGCTTCGTCGAAGTGGTGCTGGAGACGCTTCCGCTCGGCCTCTACGTGCTCGATGCGGAGCTCAGGATCGTGCGCGCCAACCCGGAGGGCGCTGCCGCCTTCGCCGGTCCCTCGGGCGTGGGCTCCTCGTTTGTGGACCTCGTGCCGGCTGCTCAGGCCTCGACCGTCGGCGACTTTCTCCGCGCCGCCCTGGCGGCCCGGGAGGTCAGGCACCTCGAGGGCGAGGTGCCGGGCGGGGCGCAGCCCCGGACGCTCAGGCTGACGGCGGCGCCGCTGCCCGCGGCGGCCGGAGGCGCCGGGCGCCTGATCGTGCTCGTCGAGGACCTGACGCTCCAGAAGCGCCTCGAGCAGCAGATGTTGCTGACCGAGCGCCTGACGACCGCCGGGCGGCTCGCGGCCGGCGTGGCCCACGAGCTCAACAACCCGCTGGCGACCATCGCGGGCTGCGCCGAGGCCCTGAAAGAGCGCGCACGGGATCCACGGCTCGCCGAGCAGGACGGTTTCAAGGACTTCCCGTCCTATCTCTTGCTCATCGAGGAGGAGGCCTTCCGCTGCAAGGAGATCACGGGCAGCCTGCTCCAGTTCGTGCGCGAGCCGGGCGGGAGGCGCGAGGCGGTCGACCTCAACGTCCTCGTGGACAAGGTCCTCGAGCTCCTCGGCCACCAGTCGCGCTTTGTCGGGGCGGAGGTTAGGCGAGAGCTCGACCCGGCGCTGCCGGCGGTGGTCGTCAACGAGGGGCAGCTCCGTCAGGTCTTCCTCGGGCTCGCCGGCAATGCCCTCGAGGCCATGGAGGGGCGCGGCGTGCTGACGGTGACGACGCGCCGGCGCGGCACGGGTGACGTCGAGATCGTGTTCGCCGACCAGGGACCGGGCATTTCCGCCGACGCGCTGCCGCGCGTGTTCGACCCCTTCTTCACCACGAAGCCGCCCGGGCAGGGGACCGGGCTCGGGCTCGCGATCGCCCAGGGCATCGTCGCCGACCACGGCGGGCGCATCGAGTCGGAGTCTCGCGTCGGCCAGGGCGCGACCTTTCGCGTGATTCTGCCGTTGATCGGCGCAGGGGCTGCGTCGTGA